CTTGGTTCAATGTTATGCTTAGTTAAATGTTTAGAATGGATGTATGCCCCCAAGCTCTTGTTGACACCTTGTCAGCCGAAACAAAACGTTTATCATCATTACTGGATAGCGCTACTTTGTTGAGACTGCGAGTAAAAATGTTGTGTTTGAttgacttaaataaaatatttgttttccgcACTATATTGCCGTGatacaaagtttttttatagtctgatatttgtaTATCGCGAACAACACTCTTCTTTACTCCCTTTGCTTTTTTAATTGTAGTATTAATGGTCTTTACACAATACAACTTTGAACGTAATCCAACAAACTCTGTTATAATGTTTCCTCCCATTTCGTCTTTGAAAAGTCCAGGAATCTTTTTATTTAGAAGCGGTAAGCCATatacattttctttgaaaaaattGCTTGTGTCGAAATAATGTAAGAAGGTTTCTTTTAAATCTTTGTAAAAGTTTTCGGTTTCAATTTGGTAAACGAAACTATCCGTATCCGTGTAACAcatttgtaatttgtttttatacgATGGTTCAAAAACTGAATAATGAAAGTCATACATGTGGCTTTTAGATAACTCTAACACCGTAAACCCTATGTATATTGGCTTATCCAAAATCACCCGTTCAGGTTTTGTTTGTATTGCGACTAAATTTTCAGTGAAAATTGAAACACTGTGAAAACTAGAGCttgcaattaatttattggcagttattttcttttttgttacatTATTGTGGTCACTCCATTCGTTAACTAAATGTACATTAACTCTTTTTTCGCTGTTTTCTAAGGTTTTACCAAAAATGCTGTTATtgagcaacttaaaaaagtcttGTTCAAATGTAGATTGAGCCTGTTGTCTTAAACTCGTATTTAGATCgatatattgttttaagtaaggACTTTGTTGAAACGTTATGActcgatgtattttttttaatatcagccCATGTTTCAAACATGTTTTCAAGTGAACATAGTGGATGACGTAGAAGTACTTGTCGTAAAGATTAGGCACGAGCTTAAAAGTCTTACCCCCCGGTGGAATGCATTTCTCAGGACAAAATGGTAAATCATTGTGCCTGTCATGTAACTCTTTCGGATAGCTTAAGTCAACCTCAAGAATGAAACCATACTCTGCATCAGCAGGAACATTAACAATATCGAGACATTCAATTTCTGTCTggtttaaaaatctaaaattcgaCAGCGGTAGAGATTGACACATACTGAATCCGTATAAGTTATTGCAATCTATGTAAACTACAAAGGTATCTGGTTTTAAGGGATCGTATTCGTTCATGTATTTGTTATTGGCGTTGGCATGCCTGTGCGAACACATGCATACTCCTCCTCTGATGCCTGATTGAATCATACGCACTATGGCAAGGTCATCTATGAGCTCCAACTCGACTCCAGTTTTGTAAAGCATTGCATCGAATGATAAACTAGGAGCGGTTACATAGAAAGCAGGATCTAATTGATAATGAAATTTGCAAGTTTTTCtaaacttttcaaaaatatcaGTTAACAAGAGAACGTCTGTTTTCAAATACAATTTAGTGTATTGAcccagatttttgatgttaaaTTGTGACCAAACTGATTGAGCATGTTCATAATCTTCATCAGTAATATGCTCATTTGTAAGGGAGCtgtaaaactcttttttttctGGTAAACATCGCTCTTTAAACCGATCCCAGTTATCCATGTATTCGTAGggatgttacggtcaaagtgataaatgtgaaaattatgaataatcgccggttattatgaataattaccgcatgatttggtaaatgtgattaatatgaggtcatttatgtgtgtataaaactaaataggcggcttaggggtggctcaagggccacccccgccgcaccttaacctatttttcactttaaatcaaaacattatgttataggcatcatggaaaagtaatattatgcaagaaacattccaaactcattatgccaaattatattaatatatgatatcaaaacgttctaaagtttggctgtacacgagcatgtacacaagatgttgttcttttttatgaaatttgttagtactaaggttgaattattaaataatcactgttaaatgtgattaatttatcacttttaccgcgactgtcggtaattattcataataaccggttattattaataattttcaatttatcacattaaccgtaacagggATATATACCTTTGcgagtaagtaaattaaattgggTAGGTATTGGAAAATGCATGCGTAAATGATCAAACTCttcttttttaatagtttttgctaatttatctAAGCTAGTGCCAAGAAATTTAAATGAATCTACGAAGCGCAATTGCATAAATTCTTGATCAGAAATCGGAACAAATTTCGTAAATGACACATAATTTTCTTTAGTTTTAGGTATAATCTTAATATTTCCAGGCATTTCACCTAATTGTTTTATGAACAAATGACAGTCATAACCTGCCAAGTTGTGGAAAAATACAGGAATAAACTTAGgtattttgtattgtaaattACAATATCTGTGGGCTGCACCACGATATAATCCTGTTATGTGGCAGTGATCGCGcactttgtctgaaaataaaaagttatcacATATATGACAGCGAGTGGCTTGCAAAAATTCGGATGCATCTTTTTCGGTAAAAATCATAGGCAAATTTTTAGATAAGATTGCATGAATTTCACGAACATCACGGTAAAGAGATTCTATAAATTTTGAAACACAGTCAGAACCGAGATATGATACATACCGATTATAGCTAGTGTTTACAGTACAGACTATATTGTACGCAAACGCTGAGGGTATATGGTGCTGCAGCGTTTTTGTATTTTGCGTATCAGATTTGTCTTTGTGCACTTCTAAAATTGTCTCAAAATCTGCATAAATGACGAATGGAACATTTTGTTTACggtcataattattaaattttatgacgGTCCCCTTTTCAGGTAATACAGTGACGATCCCGCTACATAAATGATTTTCTAGTTCATCAAAAGTAGTAAAAAACACTAAGCATGTATCACAGAAATAAATTTTACCATGATGAGCTGTTATTTGATTTCTGACAAGCCGCGACAAGTCCTTGTTAAGACAATAATGTGACGTCGCGTCATTTTCTAACATTAGCAAAtgaatagtttttttgtttttggtattttcaGATTTATATACGGGGCCAATAATGGTTTTAGAATTTTTTAGACCATAAatgataaaacttaacttaggaTTGTTTTTCTCAAAAATCCTAATATCTGAGAATGTGACGGGATAAGATATCCCATTGATATTTAGAACATCTTTAAAATTGGGATAAGACGAGACTCGTTCAGGATGATTTCGAGCAGGGTAAAGAGCTGCTGTTACGCTCCATAAAAAGCAACACTGGtctttattttgaatatttatacatgctttcttattttgaataaatttaggtaattttaaataagatgacCCACCTAATGGTTGGTActtattgacatttatttctaaatgtgAATTACTTAAAAAAGCCCAACCACTATCGCTTTCCTCAAACTCttccattttctttttcaatatactcactagtttagaaaataaactatCAAAATCATAGTTGTGGTAAAGTATAAAATTCTTTGTAACAAAAGATTTCATTTCCtgcatattatttttgaataacaggaaaatgctaaataattcaaaattcacTTTGATGCAAGTATGTACTCTTAAAGCATCAtctaaaagtgattttattttgttatgaatagaattaaagaaaatatctataGAAGTTTGGTCAAGTTCACTTGCAACTAATCGGTAAGAAATGATTCGAGAGCGAAATGCAGAACCTACGATTTCCACACCATCACTGTGTGGTTGGGTGGAGTTCTTTTGCTTGTGCAAGCGACTCCGCAAGTGTCCTACCCAAGAGGTTGAACCTATGGACACGTTACAAATAGTACAGAAAGGCATTTTAGAACCAAGAATtagttaataaacaataaagtctctatacctacctactagaaataatgttgaataattcgaatgtaaaaaataatattaaaactgtgtaataagtatgtttatttacaagtaaaaattatttaatgtttattttattactgtaatAAGTCGGTTCGCACTCTTCAAAAATTACGTAAGCGCTACTTATAAACCTTTGTAGAGCCTCCCACTCCTGGGATTGTTCACCGCATTGGAGTTTTACCGCTGCAAGCGCTTTCTTGTAACGCTCCTCGGGTGGAACGTTCTTAACATCGTCGGTGTTGTAGACTTTCAAATCTATGTAGAACTCGCCGCTGGTGACTGCAGTCCGACGACACTGGCCCGAAGACACCCGCGATGTAAAGCTCGATGCGATGCTACGAGTTGTCTCCTTCGCACTTGCCCGCTCGTCCTTATTAATGATTGAAAACAAACTCTTCGTTTTCTTTGGTCTGTGAACAATAgacatttatttaagtaatgattattttattcaatagaatatattttttgttagttttatttatttaaaggttttattgcacacacacaaacacataaGAATGCTCTGTACAAAAAAGTTGTCAAAAGATCAGCTGTTGTACTTTAAACaattaggtactattttactttaattcgcttagatttttatgtaagtactcgtaaaaactcattgtaaattaaaaatttaccttttagggaatattaaaattaagtgcTTGTAGAATAATTATGAGGGAGTTTGgtaatattattactaaaatcttactattactaatattattaatgcaaagtttgtgtggatgtctggctgtgaggatgtttgttactctttcatgcaaaaccactgaacagattttgatgaaactttacagtattattgtttataacccagaataacatataggctataatttatggcgatctgtgatatactaaattttacgcgggtgaagccacaGCCAAAAGCTAGTTAGATTATAAAGGTGGAAATTTACCTAGTTAGGGCTTCAACGTTCGCAACGGAATGGGCGGCAGGCTTTCGCTTCCTCGGCTTAGGCGCAGGCGTAGAAGCGGTTGAGGTCGACGCGCTGGTTTTGGACTTGCTCTTGCTCGAGCGCGGTGGTGGCACCACCTCTAATGGGGCCACGTCTTCAATGCTGGATGCGTACTCAGAATCCgacctataaaatattaatcatcattAGTCTATCTTCCTAATAATCATGACCACTGTCTAATTACGGTAATGACACATTTAAGTACACTACCAAATACAAAGATACATACTATGCTAGCTAGATATATTGATGgttgcgggattcgaacccgcgaccaATTAGCTTAACAAAACACATCGCGGTTCTCTACACAAATACTAAAGTAAAGAAAACATGTAAAGAAATACTCAGTAAAGAAAACATTACTTGAAAATTATTTGTCAGAACAaactaagtataaaataaatgtataacagTACTTACTCACATTTTGCACAATCGGGAGCTTGTTTCTTGCTATTCACAAAGAATCtcacaaagtaattaattttttgcggtgaaattctgtatttatgtgatcaataataaattgtcaGCAAAAATTAAGCTAATTAGTTAAAactaaagtaacaataaaatgatATACAAATTTGGACCGTATTTTTATGTTCGATAagcacagaaaaaaaaatcactagcaagtaggtattaccttttgaattaaaatattaccCATACTTTGATGTTACGTTTAAAGGAAATATGATTGTGTTACACTATGTTGCAGTAAAAGTGAAATCAGAATCTAAAGTATGTAGGTTAATTTCTTAAATGGCTAGTCAAATACTAATTATGTAGTATTCCAAGTACCGAATTTCCATCATTCTATTTGTaaagttaaattgtaataagCTACATTGATTTGAGTCTGCTTCcaacagaaaaataataaaccaaCTAATTTTACTCACgattttattcgattttatttttCCTCACAATGTTTACATCTTTTTTACAATGCATTGtcatttagaaaaaaattgacTTACTTTATAAAGGTAGATTTAACGGTAGAAGCATAATGTATCAGTCACCATTGAGTCACAtagaaagataaaaataattattagtttCAACTTGCAATGCAACACgaagtaaacaataaaaatctaaagttACATGTCGTGCACACACATTCAAAGCATTTAATGCTGAATCTGCAAGTAAGCTGTGTGAGACCAGGAGCTGAGATGTTTAAATCGATGTTTTATTGAACAtttgaataaaatgtattttattttcagattggttaaatattgatatacattttcattaaatatgaaataaatgatttaaaagattattttatGTTTGCAATATTAGAAAGAGTAAGTACTTATAGTAGTATAGTAGTAaatgtacaataaataaatgtctaatagtcataaatgtacaataatgcaaaatgtcaaaaattcgaaacaaaactttaaaaccattttaaaatgaaCAGGTTTACagataaatatataaaactctTACTCTTGGACTATAAATTGCAGCTCGTACATTCCCACGATCCACGCGATGCAACGTACAGTGTGACATTAGATTTCATCGAGTGCAAGTTCGTCATgtacgtaataattaaaaagtataagTGCACATTTTAAAAACTCTGTGAAACCAGTGCAGTATTTCCTAAAATGTAAGtgtaattatatatttcatatACTTTTAAGTTTATAGGATAACTTTCGGATCATGATTTTCGTTTAACTTGCGAGAGAGATTACCATTTTTTTGATACCTCTTTAAGATCATCACTCGCTTGCTGTTCCCAAGCTATCTGGGGTCAGTgcagtattttttcttttctatacgtggttaaattatgaataaataaaccattttttcattgatttataaagaaaactttctTCGCTTTGATTATAGTGttactcaaaatatttaatatatatcacaaataaaaatctttaaatactAAAATCAATAGATAATTGTTTGCTAATAtttattacagattttattGACGATTAAAAAAAGTTCTCTTTATTTCAGGAGTACCTACTGCTCAGCAAGACAATTAAATATCTACAATAATAAGCAGAAAACGTCGTTATAGATCTTGGTTAAAACAGgtaacctttttatttattaataacgttGCAATATTGTTAGAAGTTTCGGTTCTGTATTTAAACTgttcacaatttatttaaagcattatttattttttcagatcCCCAGTGAcatgatttaattaataaactaattaaatcGTGGATAAGAAACTTCGACGAGAAGAAGAATTGATTTATATCATCAATAATCGTAGTAAAAAAggtcttaatttatttcaatttataataaattatggttgtggttgttttatttgaataaaaaatctcaAGGTATGGTGTTACATAAAGGTGATGGTATGGTTGTGCTAAAAACGGTAAAGGTAAAAGGGTAAGTAATGGTAAACGGTAATAAAAGGTAATAGTAATCAGGTACCTAAGAAAGAACATTCAGAGATAGAATCTTGACATAGCTCTTCAGCTGTGTATGTTAGGTAGGAGGACATTcagtgagagaatcttaccatgggtcttgagctgaatgtgttaggcagAACAAACGGTaagagaatcttaccatgggtctctgaagatacttacctcgggtcttcaaccgtttgtgttaggaaggacattcagtaagataatcttaccatgggtattaagctgaatgtgttaggcgatacattcaacaaaggaatcttaccatgggtcctgagttgtctgtgtcatattaggcagaacgttcggtgagagaatcttaccacgggtctctctgaagatacttacctcgggtcttcaaccgtttgtgttaggaaggacattcagtaagataatcttaccatgggtattaagctgaatgtgttaggcgatacattcaacaaaggaatcttaccatgggtcctgagttgtctgtgtcatattaggcaggacgttcggtgagagaatcttaccacgggtctctctgaagatacttacctcgggtcttcagccgtttgtgttaggaaggacattcagtaagataatcttaccatgggtattaagctgaatgtgttaggcgatacattcaacaaaggaatcttaccatgggtcctgagttgtctgtgtcatattaggcagaacgttcggtgagagaatcttaccacgggtctctctgaagatacttacctcgggtcttcagccgtttgtgttaggaaggacattcagtaagataatcttaccatgggtattaagctgaatgtgttaggcgatacattcaacaaaggaatcttaccatgggtcctgagttgtctgtgtcatattaggcagaacgttcggtgagagaatcttaccacgggtctctctgaagatacttacctcgggtcttcagccgtttgtgttaggaaggacattcagtaagataatcttaccatgggtattaagctgaatgtgttaggcgatacattcaacaaaggaatcttaccatgggtcctgagttgtctgtgtcatattaggcagaacgttcggtgagagaatcttaccacgggtctctctgaagatacttacctcgggtcttcagccgtttgtgttaggaaggacattcagtaagataatcttaccatgggtattaagctgaatgtgttaggcgatacattcaacaaaggaatcttaccatgggtcctgagttgtctgtgtcatattaggcagaacgttcggtgagagaatcttaccacgggtctctctgaagatacttacctcgggtcttcagccgtttgtgttaggaaggacattcagtaagataatcttaccatgggtattaagctgaa
This genomic stretch from Ostrinia nubilalis chromosome 14, ilOstNubi1.1, whole genome shotgun sequence harbors:
- the LOC135077801 gene encoding uncharacterized protein LOC135077801 — its product is MSDSEYASSIEDVAPLEVVPPPRSSKSKSKTSASTSTASTPAPKPRKRKPAAHSVANVEALTRPKKTKSLFSIINKDERASAKETTRSIASSFTSRVSSGQCRRTAVTSGEFYIDLKVYNTDDVKNVPPEERYKKALAAVKLQCGEQSQEWEALQRFISSAYVIFEECEPTYYSNKINIK